One Tenebrio molitor chromosome 2, icTenMoli1.1, whole genome shotgun sequence genomic region harbors:
- the LOC138125063 gene encoding Bardet-Biedl syndrome 2 protein homolog, with the protein MDKLIRPVFTLELNYKLVPGLVTIGKYDGTHPCLTAATTADKVLIHSPHRKNANITGRIIWSESNREIATLNINQSITALSAGILLPEDEKDILIVGTETHILAYHVHDNKDVFYKECPDGVRAITMGTFKDSKAQIVMVGGNSSVHGYDHEGNEIFWTAVGDVVTSMILMDYNKDGSNELVVSSEDFNIRIFKGDQIIAEHVETEVVTGLAVLPENRFAYSVSNGTVGVYEQDVRLWRVKSKHFAISMQNYDLLGQGSTQLITGWSNGKIDCRSTKTGEVLFKDTMTAGVAGVVEGDYRSVGKTDVICASSEGEVRGYTTTKSLSTPPGAGLEQDTVRELLARKQALILELKHYENNSKYNENAMNQMESYESDGVIPANTRLQIGIATSEEKSKNNKVEIYVSTNNSTIIKAVVIFAEGIFKGETHVVHPPQSKLSSDILIPLFIPRDTPVDIHIKALVGYAHSIQFHVFEITRQLPRFSMYTLLETSTKKAESYVEFKINERLQRICMWINQNFLLPSDIEVDSGSHLPMRLKCLRDGSELMMTFDISGRTVFYTENMSLAADLVQSLTMFLKIESLESKASFLKEEENLNTCMEKLTEIQDARLRLGTDVADRLGQIRALVIRAEDSRLNDIEEMPKYYNELRLLNKELISSYNIRLHNYNEGLETMKSINSIIQRASRLRVGPNSASMINYCRLAIKNNNTDGLLKIIRTGEM; encoded by the exons GTTCCCGGCCTTGTCACTATAGGAAAATACGACGGGACACATCCGTGTCTGACTGCTGCGACGACAGCCGACAAG GTGTTAATACACAGTCCTCACCGCAAAAATGCAAACATAACTGGCAGAATAATTTGGTCAGAGTCAAATCGGGAAATAGCTACTTTAAACATCAACCAATCAATAACAGCGTTGTCAGCAGGAATCCTGCTACCAGAAGATGaaaaagacattttaataGTCGGCACTGAAACTCATATTTTAGCCTATCATGTCCACGATAATAAGGATGTGTTCTATAAAGAGTGTCCAGATGGTGTCAGAGCCATCACCATGGGTACTTTTAAAGATTCCAAAGCTCAGATCGTGATGGTTGGTGGTAATTCGTCAGTGCATGGTTATGACCATgaaggaaatgaaattttctggACGGCGGTGGGTGACGTCGTCACTTCAATGATTCTCATGGACTACAACAAAGATGGATCAAATGAG CTGGTTGTAAGTTCCGAAGACTTCAACATTAGAATTTTCAAAGGCGACCAGATTATCGCCGAACACGTGGAGACGGAAGTGGTCACTGGTCTGGCCGTTCTTCCGGAAAACAGATTTGCGTACTCGGTCTCTAACGGAACTGTTGGTGTCTACGAACAGGATGTGCGCTTGTGGAGGGTCAAG TCTAAACACTTCGCCATTTCGATGCAAAATTATGACCTCTTGGGTCAAGGATCCACCCAGCTTATCACTGGTTGGTCCAACGGCAAGATCGACTGTCGCTCTACCAAAACTGGGGAGGTTCTTTTCAAGGACACCATGACTGCTGGGGTTGCAGGCGTAGTGGAGGGTGACTATCGCTCGGTTGGCAAAACCGACGTTATTTGTGCCTCGAGCGAAGGCGAAG tTCGAGGTTATACCACTACGAAGTCATTGTCTACACCTCCTGGAGCAGGGTTGGAGCAAGATACTGTGAGGGAGCTCTTAGCCAGAAAGCAAGCTTTAATTTTGGAACTGAAACATTATGAAAATAATTCCAAATATAATGAGAATGCAATGAATCAAATGGAGAGTTATGAGAGTGATGGAGTTATTCCAGCAAATACAAGACTTCAGATTGGAATCGCAACTAGCGAAGAGAAGTCCAAGAAT AATAAAGTGGAAATATACGTGTCTACTAACAATAGTACCATCATCAAAGCAGTAGTGATCTTCGCCGAAGGAATATTCAAAGGTGAAACTCACGTGGTCCACCCTCCTCAGTCTAAATTAAGCTCAGACATACTGATCCCTTTATTCATCCCAAGAGATACTCCTGTAGACATTCATATCAAG GCTTTGGTCGGATACGCCCACAGCATCCAGTTTCACGTCTTTGAGATCACAAGACAACTCCCCAGATTCTCTATGTACACTCTTCTAGAAACAAGCACCAAGAAAGCCGAAAGCTATgtagaatttaaaataaatgagaggCTTCAGCGGATCTGTATGTGGatcaatcaaaattttcttctaCCTTCTGATATAGAAGTGGATAGTGGATCTCACCTGCCAATGCGTTTGAAATGTTTAAGAGATGGTTCTGAATTGATGATGACTTTTGACATATCCGGAAGAACAGTGTTTTATACAGAGAACATGTCGTTAGCTGCCGATTTggtccaatctttgaccatgTTCTTAAAAATCGAGAGTTTGGAG tCAAAAGcgtcatttttaaaagaagaagaaaatttgAACACTTGCATGGAGAAGCTTACAGAAATACAAGATGCTAGATTGAGGTTAGGTACTGACGTGGCAGATCGTCTTGGGCAAATTCGTGCTTTGGTTATCCGAGCTGAAGACAGTAGACTAAATGatat AGAGGAAATGCCAAAGTACTACAATGAGTTGAGGTTGCTGAACAAAGAACTGATCAGTAGTTACAACATTAGACTCCACAACTACAACGAAGGACTAGAGACGATGAAAAGTATCAATTCCATCATACAAAGAGCTTCACGCTTGAGAG TTGGGCCGAATTCTGCCAGTATGATCAACTACTGCAGGTTAGCcatcaaaaacaacaatacTGATGGTCTCTTGAAGATTATTCGTACCGgagaaatgtaa